One Campylobacter lari DNA segment encodes these proteins:
- the ciaB gene encoding invasion protein CiaB — protein sequence MNDFKQIAKIVKNRKQNINSLYNILQTNQNHPLIDRALELANLENEKSNVLAMLRRLVDLKEENLVQELEKKGLNEEEISQIKYKVFSLVRAFYEVEHQDLIDEIKSKNLLDEFYLALVQGVHNIGVVMNSFELVWSKQILDTNNKILKEQFPNLSDALEFLKQNELYQLNQDGEICERSYGALVKIGTLWRFLPYAKAFENEVLKLEYEFDKLLEKLRNCALDDEKNAYIEYIEKLKFAFCEKDNNEVVKKWQEAELAWMEVKCPLQIGHPLEYYEDSYTHAVALEWDIRLEDVSDFNASEFKDKIKESFAMVYANLDEEDEALFDEVNFNLEKTQLYICMPMIFYGAELKGLFSAQVVPNDEYVSNIAGKKIFAFLNYVYENAKTKPFMKLSSMVFEKEFLDYGREILFYNEKLWKRIYEVSTIGHEFGHIFFVANDSEKKMNESGVFKNIEEFKATAGGLVNFFLHEEDDLKLPVFYELIKRAIGLIAWQRVEEVKPYYTEGLIHLSLLFKSGVLSFANEKLNIKFDEEAYEAFKAVFMQNYYKLARHYMLKEDAKNYLDEFCVLEDEVFLPLDEECKEFVKYYYELHKLYGNEIDESGEFEKYSNVK from the coding sequence ATGAATGATTTTAAGCAAATAGCAAAAATTGTGAAAAATAGGAAACAAAATATCAATAGTCTTTATAATATACTTCAAACTAATCAAAACCATCCTTTGATAGATAGAGCTTTAGAACTAGCTAATCTTGAAAATGAAAAAAGCAATGTTTTGGCAATGTTGCGTCGTTTGGTAGATTTAAAAGAGGAAAATTTAGTCCAAGAGCTTGAGAAAAAAGGTTTAAATGAAGAAGAAATTTCTCAAATAAAATATAAAGTTTTTTCTTTAGTAAGAGCCTTTTATGAAGTAGAACACCAAGATTTAATCGATGAGATTAAGAGTAAAAATTTACTTGATGAGTTTTATTTGGCTTTAGTTCAAGGTGTGCATAATATAGGTGTAGTTATGAATTCTTTTGAGCTTGTTTGGAGTAAGCAAATTTTAGATACAAATAATAAAATTTTAAAAGAACAATTTCCAAATTTAAGCGATGCTTTGGAGTTTTTAAAACAAAATGAGCTTTATCAGCTTAATCAAGATGGCGAAATTTGTGAAAGAAGTTATGGGGCTTTAGTTAAAATAGGAACACTTTGGAGATTTTTACCTTATGCAAAAGCTTTTGAAAATGAAGTTTTAAAGCTTGAATATGAGTTTGATAAACTTTTAGAAAAACTAAGAAATTGTGCGTTAGATGATGAAAAAAATGCTTATATTGAATATATAGAAAAATTAAAATTTGCTTTTTGTGAAAAAGATAATAATGAAGTGGTTAAAAAATGGCAAGAAGCAGAGCTTGCGTGGATGGAAGTAAAATGCCCATTACAAATTGGCCATCCTTTAGAGTACTATGAAGACTCTTATACGCATGCAGTAGCACTTGAGTGGGATATACGCTTAGAAGATGTGAGTGATTTTAATGCGAGTGAGTTTAAAGATAAAATCAAAGAAAGCTTTGCAATGGTGTATGCGAATTTAGATGAAGAAGATGAAGCTTTGTTTGATGAAGTGAATTTTAATCTTGAAAAAACTCAGCTTTATATTTGTATGCCTATGATTTTTTATGGAGCAGAGCTTAAGGGACTTTTTTCTGCTCAAGTAGTACCAAATGATGAGTATGTAAGTAATATAGCAGGCAAAAAGATCTTTGCTTTTTTAAATTATGTTTATGAAAATGCTAAAACCAAGCCTTTTATGAAGCTTTCTTCTATGGTATTTGAAAAAGAATTTTTAGATTATGGGAGAGAAATTTTATTTTATAATGAAAAATTATGGAAAAGAATTTATGAAGTTTCCACTATAGGTCATGAGTTTGGGCATATTTTCTTTGTGGCAAATGATAGCGAAAAGAAAATGAATGAAAGTGGTGTGTTTAAAAATATAGAAGAGTTTAAAGCTACTGCGGGTGGGCTTGTGAATTTCTTTTTACATGAAGAAGATGACTTAAAGCTTCCTGTGTTTTATGAGCTTATTAAAAGGGCTATAGGATTGATTGCTTGGCAAAGAGTAGAGGAGGTTAAGCCTTATTATACAGAAGGTTTGATTCATTTATCATTGTTGTTTAAATCAGGGGTGTTATCTTTTGCAAATGAGAAATTAAACATTAAATTTGATGAGGAAGCTTATGAAGCCTTTAAAGCTGTGTTTATGCAAAATTACTATAAGTTAGCAAGACATTATATGTTAAAAGAAGATGCTAAAAATTATTTAGATGAGTTTTGTGTTTTAGAAGATGAGGTGTTTTTACCACTTGATGAAGAGTGTAAGGAATTTGTAAAATACTACTATGAATTACATAAACTTTATGGTAATGAAATTGATGAAAGTGGAGAGTTTGAAAAATACTCTAATGTAAAATAA
- a CDS encoding acyl-CoA thioesterase, translated as MKDMGEPKLRVIAMPSNTNPAGNIFGGWIMSQIDLAGAIAARELSPQRVVTVAVDKIIFKEPIFVGDLVSCYAKIIKAGNTSITVEVEVVTQRANEYGRVYCMHVTSAVVTYVSVDKDGNKFPIDADLKRLHGF; from the coding sequence ATGAAAGATATGGGAGAACCTAAGCTAAGAGTTATAGCTATGCCAAGCAATACAAACCCTGCTGGTAATATCTTTGGTGGTTGGATCATGTCACAAATTGATCTAGCTGGAGCCATTGCCGCAAGAGAACTTTCCCCACAAAGAGTTGTCACAGTTGCGGTAGATAAAATCATTTTTAAAGAGCCAATTTTCGTAGGTGATTTAGTATCTTGCTATGCAAAAATCATCAAAGCAGGCAATACATCCATCACCGTAGAAGTAGAAGTAGTTACTCAAAGAGCTAATGAATATGGCCGTGTATACTGTATGCATGTAACCTCAGCTGTGGTAACTTATGTAAGCGTAGATAAAGATGGAAATAAATTTCCTATTGACGCGGATTTAAAAAGATTGCACGGCTTTTAA
- a CDS encoding ribose-phosphate pyrophosphokinase, giving the protein MRGYKIFSGSANEEFAKKISKYLSLPLSNAGVKRFSDGEISIQIDESVRGKDVFIIQSTCAPTNDNLMELLIMTDALRRSSASSITAIIPYFGYARQDRKASPRVPITAKLVANLIESAGVDRVATIDLHAGQIQGFFDIPVDNLYGSIIFNDYIKNKNYKNPIIASPDIGGIARARSVAKALGLDIVIVDKRREKANESEVMNVIGDVKDKEVILVDDIIDTAGTIVKAAEVFKSKGAKSVIACCTHPVLSGVAYERIAKDALDELVVTDTIPLKQQMDKIKVLSVAPIFGEVIRRVYHNESVNSLFV; this is encoded by the coding sequence ATGCGTGGATATAAAATATTTTCTGGTTCAGCAAATGAGGAATTTGCTAAAAAAATCTCAAAATACCTTTCACTACCTCTAAGCAATGCAGGTGTGAAGCGTTTTAGCGATGGTGAAATTAGCATTCAAATAGATGAAAGCGTGCGTGGTAAAGATGTATTTATCATACAAAGCACTTGTGCTCCAACAAATGATAATCTAATGGAACTTTTAATCATGACAGATGCATTGCGTCGCTCAAGTGCAAGCTCTATCACAGCTATCATCCCTTATTTTGGCTATGCTAGACAAGATAGAAAAGCAAGTCCTAGGGTGCCTATTACTGCAAAATTAGTAGCAAATCTTATAGAATCAGCAGGAGTAGATAGAGTAGCTACTATAGACTTACACGCTGGACAAATTCAAGGCTTTTTTGATATACCGGTGGATAATCTTTATGGAAGTATTATTTTTAATGATTATATTAAAAATAAAAACTATAAAAATCCTATCATCGCAAGTCCTGACATAGGTGGTATAGCAAGAGCTAGGAGCGTAGCAAAAGCTTTAGGGCTTGATATAGTTATAGTAGATAAAAGACGCGAAAAAGCTAATGAAAGCGAAGTAATGAATGTCATCGGTGATGTAAAAGATAAAGAAGTAATTTTGGTAGATGATATTATCGATACAGCAGGAACCATAGTAAAAGCTGCTGAAGTATTTAAAAGCAAAGGTGCAAAGTCAGTTATAGCTTGCTGCACTCACCCTGTGCTTAGTGGTGTGGCTTATGAAAGAATAGCTAAAGATGCATTAGATGAGCTAGTAGTAACTGACACCATACCTTTAAAACAACAAATGGATAAAATCAAAGTCCTAAGCGTAGCACCTATTTTTGGTGAGGTAATACGCAGAGTTTATCATAATGAAAGCGTGAATTCTTTATTTGTATAA